CCAGAGTTGGTCCACAAAcacggaagtaggtataccaccaatactgaaagaAAAGGCCATCCAATTAGTATATGACCATATTACAAATGAAACAAAATTGGTAAGCCAGATGAATTGTGATATTTACCTCAATGATGCCCCAAAAACCATTCATGCTTTTTCTATTTTTACAGCATGTATCGAGGGCTATGTATAGTTCTGCTAAAATTGCAGACCCCCAATCAAGATATGGTGCCACCTCCAAATCTTTCAAGGCTTCGAGCCAACCAACCTTTGCAGCACAACAAGGGTTAGGAAAAAAACATTGGCCAAGTACCCATAACAGAAACACTCTTTCGATTTCCTCTTATTCGTCTGTATTTAATGAGTTCGCTTTGCGCCCTAAAAAAGCCTTCAACCCTGCGATAGGGATTCCACACCTTTCAGTTTCAGGTGAATTTTTGACGCTTGTGGATCACTCGTATACAATGGCAGAGCTTCGGCCCATCTCCCACCTGACAACCACTTGCTTTGGTCGAATGGAACCAAGTTTCCCTCGCATGGTATTCCagcaatgaaatacaaatcaagcgGTGTAATTCCTGTACCaaaattattataatttaaatcttgCACATTTGGAAACCTAATGCATATAAAAacacaataaaataaaattcacaAATAAACTTGCCGATTTCAAAGTCCGAAAAATGAAACGTGTGCGTATTCGGCCACCAGCGTTCTATTAATACTTGAACACATTGGGTCTTGTGCCTTCTAAGATTTATAAAATAGAAACGTTTCCAAGGATATCTTTGGACTCTTTCTTTGACGGAATCAGGCAGGCTTGCATACACATCAAGGATTTCTGACCACCCACCTCTCAACTGGAAAAGGTGATCACGCTCTAGATGTTTAGATATATGATCTGCAGCTACACCTCGGCCAGAAACTTGCATTGGATTTGTGAACTCATATGAAAGATTATGACTCCAATCTCCCTGGGGTGCAGGCTCGGGTACTGGGACGGGAATTCTGTTTCTTTTTCTCCGAGCAGACATAGTGAataatggtgaactagaagaaaaaaaatagcacAACTATAAGAATTTGTGTACACGATTTAGTAGAAGTGTGCAATTCTAAATAACAGACAGAAAGGTAAACTGATATTTACAACAACCTAAAAGCCACCCCACAGATGAAATTAGCTTGTAATAGCCAAACAGAAATAAGACAAGGAAGAAACAAAATCCGACCTTTCCAAAAAAAAGAAAGCAAACGAGAAAAACTATACACCTTTACAAATAGGTGCAAACCTCAAAGAACAAACAAAGTCTCAATGAGGTTAAgaaaaaaatcatccttccagCTGACAAATACATTGCCAGGAAGAATGCGTAATGCCTGAAAAACTACACATAAATCGTGTGTTGCACAAACCAAAGTTCATCTAAAACCTCTTTAAAAACCCAATACGCGCATGTTGTTTACACACATGATGATGTATCATGTTGTACAACCTAGCTACAGGTTCTATTCATTGATTAGAAATAGGGTGCTTGAGAGTCAAATCAGTTGATTCATTTATATATGTGAAATTTCTTCTCTGGAGTAATTGGAGGTTGAACTGGGAATTATAAATGGGAATGATCAGGCTCCTTGATGCAACTTCCAGGGATACAAAAATTGGGTACAAACTGAAGTTGATTACTTCAATGTAACACGTTAACCTTCTTAAATTGTAAGTCACACAGTAATTCGATATTCTAAAGATTTTCTTATATGTACAGCGAATTTAATCATTTATCACATCTCATACAATCTAATGAGCCGTCAGCTTATCAAATCTGATGCTGTGAAAGAACACGCTTAAACAGTTAACTTATGTACCAATTGTGATACAGGAAGTTGGCTTGGCTAAGGgaaaaattagaagaagaaaaacacatTCAACTTTACTATGGGCTATGTTGTCATGGGCGTAAGGCGCCGCGTGGCGTCGGGTGTAAATCCCGAGCCGCAGCGAGTCGCGGCGAACCCGCGGCGTAGAACAATAATTCCAAAGAGGTTTATGTTCTTGACGTAACTGATATTAGCAAAAAtttggaaagatttttttttcctttcctttaCTTTACTAATGTTAAAGTAATTAACAAAAACAGCTAGGAATGATCTATTTCTTAACATAATTAGcttagggtttttaaaatattaatatatgacttaatgaaaaagattttcaaaagattttggcaagattgtttttccttttttggcaAAAAAAATGCCACTTTGGCGCCCAACAAACTTGGCCTGAGCGCCTAGAAAGGCGACGCCTGGGCGCCACTTTTTAAAGTGGCATCTCTTTATCCACTGCGTGGCGCCAGAGTTCAGAATAAGGCCACTTTGCCGCCTAGGCGCCGCCTTTGACAACATAGACTATGGGTTAAATTAAAGTGCTTATATTTCTTTAAATTGCAGCACCTGTGATGACCAAGGGAAAACATGTACAGACGTATTGTACTCCTAGGATTGTACTATGTTATATTTAGTGAAACGAAGCGAAAAAATTCACTTAAGGTGTTCACGAGTGGTTTGATGCAGTTgctattctcaaaaataaatagCAACTGCATCAATTTATTTTGAGGCCCCTCCCAGTCTAAAATCCTGATTGGCAACCAGTTGCAACTTTTATGACAGACAAAGTTCTTCGACTAATATATTACAAGTCATCTAATCTATGGAATCATTTGATAAACATGGTATATATATTAGTGGAAACCAGTAGTAGTATGTAACTGTACCTTTGAACAGCTGAAGAATTGTCCTTCGGTAACATCTTTCCCTTCTTGGTTTTCTCATGTGAAAACGTCGTACCAGAATGGCTGGGACACAACATTAGACGACCTTCCTGTTACCAGATAATGTCATGTAATGTATGTTAGCCCATGCCAAGCTAGGAGAAAGAAATAGACAAGGAGTTTAATCACCTGACATAAGGAAAAAAAATGGTGTAATAATCAACATAAAGAGATGCATGCTAATGATATCATCCCACCGGCAACCTGAAGTGTCAAATGCACAAGGAACGTGATATGTATTATTGCAGGAACGTATAAAACAGCCAAGAGCTGCACCCTTTAACCCACAACAACAACATTTGATCTTCGAAACTCTCGCCAGCTCCAGCTCCAAGTTCGTAACTTTATTCCCAACATAATACACTCGAGGCGCCCTACATCCCCAAATGTGATTATACAATTCGCTGAGGTTGAAATAAATTCAAGTAAAATTAGACAAGAACATAAAAAACTTACCCCTTTACGCATTTTTGGTGAACATGTACGACATTTGGTCTAGGTATCTCTTCCTCTACTACTTCTTCTCCATTGGCAATATGCAACATTGATCCAGAACCCTAAATGTGCCCGCACAAAAACATGGAATATTAATTAGTAGATGAGAGAATATATTGCTGTGAACCACTTAAGGAAtccaaagaaatatttttttcacTGCTGAGAAGGCAACTAGCTGAGATCCACTTAAGATAATTCAAGCTTCCTATGCTATTCCATGAAACAATGTTATATGTATGTATTCATTTCAAGgtcaaccaaaaaagaaaacacagAAACAACACGTACCTTTGATACTGTACAGGTCTGGCAAAATGCACAGATAAAAGCTGAATTGTTGTCCAGACATACTGAAGTACTAGCTAGTAAGGTACTGGTACTATCCATGGACTCTACACCAAACGATCTCTCTTGAACCTTTGTGGCTGACACCTTATCCGCTAGTTGTTCATTGGTTTTCCCATCTAGTTTCCTATGTGTATCGCATTGTTGTATGGACATTGTAACTAAATCCCTCTTCTCAACAGATTCCATGAGTTCCATCGACTCCTAATTCACAAAATTACATTTATTCAAAAAAATTTGAGGCTAATTTGGATAACATAGTTGTTGGTTTAGGAACAACAAACTACCAACCTCTTTTAAATCTTTTATTGTGTGTaaacagaactcaacttcaacaATACAAGCATCATTCACGATATACCCATTGCTAGGATCTTTAAGTTCTTTTAACTGTATGAACTCATCAAAACCCCAATCACTCTCAACTTCGGTAAACCGAAACATGTCTTCTGTATCTATATATACGAATACACAAGAGATGAAATTTAAAACCTATAGAAGTTATAAATTTGCTGTGTACAAGTGCAAATATATAATGAACAAAAGCTACCTTTTCTCAATGTGTTTTTGTCATT
This genomic stretch from Papaver somniferum cultivar HN1 chromosome 5, ASM357369v1, whole genome shotgun sequence harbors:
- the LOC113279781 gene encoding MATH domain and coiled-coil domain-containing protein At3g58340-like; translation: MLCHHADNVDDVTYSSSRFKWKIENVSKLNEENRFSPIFTIGPHKWRLLAFRRGCDMNGYLSLYVVAVECKNWRFAKFSVAVIDQTNDKNTLRKDTEDMFRFTEVESDWGFDEFIQLKELKDPSNGYIVNDACIVEVEFCLHTIKDLKEESMELMESVEKRDLVTMSIQQCDTHRKLDGKTNEQLADKVSATKVQERSFGVESMDSTSTLLASTSVCLDNNSAFICAFCQTCTVSKGSGSMLHIANGEEVVEEEIPRPNVVHVHQKCVKGAPRVYYVGNKVTNLELELARVSKIKCCCCGLKGAALGCFIRSCNNTYHVPCAFDTSGCRWDDIISMHLFMLIITPFFFLMSGD